The DNA segment TCAGAGTCATTTATTGAGAACAAAGTATCAAGCTTACCCTTTGATATGAATTTAACTGACCCGAGACATCAATATAATGCAAAGAATCTGAATATCGAGGATTTCCATTTGAAGCTGGACAAATTTTGAATCAGTTAGCATGATATAAGATGAATATGTAATTTCAGTAATCATCTTCACCAAGATAACAATATTTACTTACCAGTGAAATCCACAGCAACCATGAAGTTCAGTTCAAATCCACTGGATACATAATCAATAAAGCTGAATTGCTCCCTTTCACAATATTGATCCACAAAAAGTTGACCCTTCAGCATCTGCATAGAAGAAATTCCAAGAACTATGAGATTCAGCACAGAAGTGGACCATAAAATGTAATTCTATTATTGCATGGTCAATAAGtaccttctcttcttttctgtgGTGTGTGGATGGTATGAACAAATTTGTGCCTGTACTCTCTTTGTTAAGCCTTTCTAGGTCTGCTATTGATGATCTCAGTTTACTGAAGGCAATAAAAattgatatcaatatatatatatatatatatatatatatatatataNNNNNNNNNNNNNNNNNNNNNNNNNNNNNNNNNNNNNNNNNNNNNNNNNNNNNNNNNNNNNNNNNNNNNNNNNNNNNNNNNNNNNNNNNNNNNNNNNNNNNNNNNNNNNNNNNNNNNNNNNNNNNNNNNNNNNNNNNNNNNNNNNNNNNNNNNNNNNNNNNNNNNNNNNNNNNNNNNNNNNNNNNNNNNNNNNNNNNNNNNNNNNNNNNNNNNNNNNNNNNNNNNNNNNNNNNNNNNNNNNNNNNNNNNNNNNNNNNNNNNNNNNNNNNNNNNNNNNNNNNNNNNNNNNNNNNNNNNNNNNNNNNNNNNNNNNNNNNNNNNNNNNNNNNNNNNNNNNNNNNNNNNNNNNNNNNNNNNNNNNNNNNNNNNNNNNNNNNNNNNNNNNNNNNNNNNNNNNNNNNNNNNNNNNNNNNNNNNNNNNNNNNNNNNNNNNNNNNNNNNNNNNNNNNNNNNNNNNNNNNNNNNNNNNNNNNNNNNNNNNNNNNNNNNNNNNNNNNNNNNNNNNNNNNNNNNNNNNNNNNNNNNNNNNNNNNNNNNNNNNNNNNNNNNNNNNNNNNNNNNNNNNNNNNNNNNNNNNNNNNNNNNNNNNNNNNNNNNNNNNNNNNNNNNNNNNNNNNNNNNNNNNNNNNNNNNNNNNNNNNNNNNNNNNNNNNNNNNNNNNNNNNNNNNNNNNNNNNNNNNNNNNNNNNNNNNNNNNNNNNNNNNNNNNNNNNNNNNNNNNNNNNNNNNNNNNNNNNNNNNNNNNNNNNNNNNNNNNNNNNNNNNNNNNNNNNNNNNNNNNNNNNNNNNNNNNNNNNNNNNNNNNNNNNNNNNNNNNNNNNNNNNNNNNNNNNNNNNNNNNNNNNNNNNNNNNNNNNNNNNNNNNNNNNNNNNNNNNNNNNNNNNNNNNNNNNNNNNNNNNNNNNNNNNNNNNNNNNNNNNNNNNNNNNNNNNNNNNNNNNNNNNNNNNNNNNNNNNNNNNNNNNNNNNNNNNNNNNNNNNNNNNNNNNNNNNNNNNNNNNNNNNNNNNNNNNNNNNNNNNNNNNNNNNNNNNNNNNNNNNNNNNNNNNNNNNNNNNNNNNNNNNNNNNNNNNNNNNNNNNNNNNNNNNNNNNNNNNNNNNNNNNNNNNNNNNNNNNNNNNNNNNNNNNNNNNNNNNNNNNNNNNNNNNNNNNNNNNNNNNNNNNNNNNNNNNNNNNNNNNNNNNNNNNNNNNNNNNNNNNNNNNNNNNNNNNNNNNNNNNNNNNNNNNNNNNNNNNNNNNNNNNNNNNNNNNNNNNNNNNNNNNNNNNNNNNNNNNNNNNNNNNNNNNNNNNNNNNNNNNNNNNNNNNNNNNNNNNNNNNNNNNNNNNNNNNNNNNNNNNNNNNNNNNNNNNNNNNNNNNNNNNNNNNNNNNNNNNNNNNNNNNNNNNNNNNNNNNNNNNNNNNNNNNNNNNNNNNNNNNNNNNNNNNNNNNNNNNNNNNNNNNNNNNNNNNNNNNNNNNNNNNNNNNNNNNNNNNNNNNNNNNNNNNNNNNNNNNNNNNNNNNNNNNNNNNNNNNNNNNNNNNNNNNNNNNNNNNNNNNNNNNNNNNNNNNNNNNNNNNNNNNNNNNNNNNNNNNNNNNNNNNNNNNNNNNNNNNNNNNNNNNNNNNNNNNNNNNNNNNNNNNNNNNNNNNNNNNNNNNNNNNNNNNNNNNNNNNNNNNNNNNNNNNNNNNNNNNNNNNNNNNNNNNNNNNNNNNNNNNNNNNNNNNNNNNNNNNNNNNNNNNNNNNNNNNNNNNNNNNNNNNNNNNNNNNNNNNNNNNNNNNNNNNNNNNNNNNNNNNNNNNNNNNNNNNNNNNNNNNNNNNNNNNNNNNNNNNNNNNNNNNNNNNNNNNNNNNNNNNNNNNNNNNNNNNNNNNNNNNNNNNNNNNNNNNNNNNNNNNNNNNNNNNNNNNNNNNNNNNNNNNNNNNNNNNNNNNNNNNNNNNNNNNNNNNNNNNNNNNNNNNNNNNNNNNNNNNNNNNNNNNNNNNNNNNNNNNNNNNNNNNNNNNNNNNNNNNNNNNNNNNNNNNNNNNNNNNNNNNNNNNNNNNNNNNNNNNNNNNNNNNNNNNNNNNNNNNNNNNNNNNNNNNNNNNNNNNNNNNNNNNNNNNNNNNNNNNNNNNNNNNNNNNNNNNNNNNNNNNNNNNNNNNNNNNNNNNNNNNNNNNNNNNNNNNNNNNNNNNNNNNNNNNNNNNNNNNNNNNNNNNNNNNNNNNNNNNNNNNNNNNNNNNNNNNNNNNNNNNNNNNNNNNNNNNNNNNNNNNNNNNNNNNNNaaatatcttttaaattttaaacattaCATAAAATGTCATTATGATCTTATTAAAACacaaactcaaaaaataaataataaacaagacaaaaaatatcctgaaaccaaaaaattataataattttaataaagagATAGTTAAAAACTTTATATGGTAAACAAATTTATgtgaataataattattttataataataaattaaagatattGCACATTATTCTGATAACAAAATTCTAGTTTTAGTAAGACACATTAAATTGTATGTGCAGTTCAATACAAaacttattatttataaaaactaaaaatattatcaacAAAGAACAATAGCATAATCAAGCGAtaaaaagatagaatttttaaCAATTATTACAGGATAAATTGCatttgtaattatataatttaataaaattataaagactaataaaataattaaagtctTAAGAATTGTCAAAACTATGTATATGTATGcgtttgttgttgttgttgcatgAAAGGTTACTCATAACCTCTAACATAGACATTTTATCCttctatattatataataaacttCAAACTGTTGGTGTCTCAGCATCCACTCTCTCCCCCTCACTGATGTCTTCTTCTCATTCTAGATTCAACTATATATACATTAGGAAGAGTTTCTAACGTATCTAAATAtcgatattttaattattttaattgtaaaaaatcattatagaataatatataatatagagtAAATTACTAATTATGCTcccaaatttataaaatactGACATAAATAATCCTAATATTTGTTAACGACAATcatattcttaaaaattttaaaaacgttACAAATTTgtccaattgtaatgagaattttTCTTCGTTAAACGGAGTTTGGTGATTGATGTGGTAAACAGAATTTTAACGTGGCATTCGTATTAGGATTTCAATCCCGTTTCTCCCTTATATTCCCAATTCATCAAACCCTAATTGCCCAATTCAAATGAAATGACAAAATTAACCTTAAGTGAAACACCATATTTAACTAAGACAATGTTGGACGCGCGAAACTGAAGAGTTTCTTGGTGGTGGTCTATGTTTGTCTTCGTCTGTTGTCGCTTTATATTCGTCTCTTAGATTTGGTAACGTCACATGCAGTGTCACGTTTGGCATTGATACGGAGTGAAGAAATCGCCGTTGAGCAACCAAGGTTTTGGTAAGCATTTTATGTTTGCGTTGTTCTTATTATCAGTCATTTGGGGTTTGTAATGGAGGTATGATGATGGTGTTTTCATGTGTTGTGTTAGTTGATTATGACCTTTGTGATGATTTTTGTCAGATGTCTACACATATCACATTTGTTTATCACCATCGGGGTTGGTTAGAGAAGGATGCGGATGCGGATGGTGTGCTGAAGTATAATGGTGGTTTAGTGAGTATCATCGAGAGGGTGCATGTTGATACATGTAACCTATTCCTTGTTAAAGGCTTGTTTCTAGATTTAGGTTATACTAGGTATAATGAAGTTTATTGGTTGGAGCAAGGGATGGATTTAGCTAACGTGTTACGGGTGCTCAGAAGGGATGCCGATGTGGTTAAGTTGTGTGATGCTGCATTGAGAAATGAAAACAGGGTCCACTTGTATTTTGAGCATCCAATTGATGCGGATCCAGAGTATGTTGATGAGGCTGAGGTTTTTGCTAATGAAGAAGTTGAGATGCCTCCTTTAGAAGATCAGAAAAATCATGACTAGGAACCCCAACAaaatgaagaggaggaaggaTCAGAAAATGCAGAAGTAGAGGGAGCTCCTTCAGAAAATGAAGCAAATCATCAAGATGATCCCCTACAGCacgaggagcaacagcaagaagaggatgaagcaacGTTGAACAAAGGCGGGTATGATGAAGCATTGCCAGATGAGGCTGCTACTGAAAAGCTTTCTAATCAAACTCAGGCTGGAACAATTGAAAATGAGGACCCCAATTTAGGAGACAATCATTAAACACATGTTGAAGACCAGGAGAGGCAATCTAATCTTGAAGAAGTTGATGGCAGGGGAAGAAAATGCAGGAAGAAACATGCGATGCCCCAACCATCTGGTAGAGCTCAACTTGCACCACAAAACAATAGTGATGCACATGATGGTTAGTATATGAATTGTAGATCCTAgtagtaatattatttatttttgggatTGTGTTTTACTTGCCATAAGCTGTTGGTTAATTAACAACCTAATCATATGAATGCATAATGTTGTTGAATTAGATGATGATGCCTCTTTTGGGGTTCAAGGTCGGAGGATTCATCGAAGACCCCGTCCATTCGGACAAAGGATTCTGCCACCTAGGGAAGAGAATCAGGCTCCAAGAGTGGTTGTTCCTAACCCAAATGACCATGATGAAGAGCCAACTGAATATCAGTATCATCCTGAGGAGCTGCACAGCCCACCCGGTTCTGATTCTGAGGATGAAAACCCGGTATTCCCTCAGCATAATCCTTATACAAAGTTTGGCAAAATTAGACTGGAGTTAGGAATAGAGTTTGGCACGATGCAGCAGTTTAAGGATGCAGTCAGGGAGTACAGTATTCATATGGGCAGAGAGATATTTTTTCTCAAGGTTGAACCACATAGGTGCAAGGTCATCTGTTACAACGAAACTTGTCCATGAAAAGTTTACTATGCAAGGAGAAACCAGCCACCTAGTTACTAAATAACAACATTGGTCGATGAGCATACATGTCATAGGAGTAATAAAGGCAGGTTAGTCACTTGTAAATGGGTGGTGGAGGAGTTGATTAGCAAGATTAGAATTTGTCCTAACTTGTCCCATAGAGAGGCTCGAGATATGTTCAAGGTTGAGTTTGATATATGTGTCGGAGAGAGGATGATGTTTAGAGCAATGGAGAAGGCTAAGGATGTCATCGAGGGCACAGAAAGGGAACAATATTTGAAGTTAAGGACTTACTTGAATGAGCTGCGTAAGGCCAACCTAGAATCCACTTGCCGTATGAGCACAACCCCACAACAAGAAGGGTTGCCTAAGTTTAGAAGTCTATACATCTGTCTAGATGCTTGCAAAAGGGGATTCAAACAAGGATGTAGGTCTTTCCTATGCATTGATGGAGCATTTTTTAAGGGTTATTTTGGGGGGCAGCTGCTGACAGCCGTTGCTCAAGATGCCAATAATCATCTATTCCCAGTTGCATATGGAGTAATTGatgcaaaaacaaagaaaaattgaaaagaatttcTAGAGTATTTGTTGGAAGATATCGGGGATCATAGGCAATTTGATTGGCACTTCATGTCTGACAAGCAGAAGGTTAGTCTGTAACTTGTGTGTTCAATTATTTTATAGTATATGATGTCTAACTTAGTTATTGACAGGGGCTAATTCCTGCTCTACAAGAAGTTATGCCATGGGTTAATCATAGGTTCTGTACTATGCATATGTGGAGAAATTTTAACAAGCGTTGGAAAGACCTAGAACTTAAATAGTTGCTATTTTAACGTGCAAGGGCACAGACTGATAAGGAATTTAATGAAGGTATGGATGCCATCAAAAGAATTAATACTTTTGCCTAGAAATATCTGTCTACGTATGATCAAAAAACTTGATCAAGATCAAGATTTTCTACTTGACTTAAAGTGGATAACATAACGAATAACAATGCTAAGTCACTTAATGCAACCATGGTGGGTCTAAGAGGCAAGAGCATCATAACCATGCTAGAGGAGATTAGATATTATCTCATGAAGACTATGGCAACACACAAAGATGCATTCATGGCCCACACGGAAAAATTGGCACCTATCCAAACGAGCagattggagaagaaaaagaaggaaggaaaTTAATGGGAAGCTCAATGGGTGGGAGACGATGACCACAATGTCTTTGAAGTTAGAAGACATGGTCGAACAGTTTGGGTCAACACTCATGAAAGGACTTGCACTTGTAGAAAGTGGCAACTGACAGGTCTGCCGTGCTGTCATGGAGTTGCtgcaattcaaagaaaaaatcaacGACCAAAAGATTATGTCCACCATTGGCTGACTATGGAGGCATATAATAGAACATACCAATTTCACATCAATACTGTCCCTAGTCAAGAATATTGGGCTGATGTAGAGGGTCTACCGTGTCTCCCTCCACCTTATAAGAGGCCAATAGGAAGGCCTACAAAGAAGAGAGCACGACATGAATCAGAGACATAGTGGGAGCCAGTACAAAATCAAGAGGAGCTATGGAAAAACAAGTTGTAAATATTGCAAAAAGGTAAATAAAAACTCACTTGTTCCACAACTCTTGCTGTTGACTGTTCTCATCTGTTGATGCTTGGAATGATGTTGTTTTCATAGGTGGGACACAATTCCAGGACCTGTCCTGATAAGAAGACTCATGTTACAGTTGAGGAAGATGAAAATGCACAACAAGCACCTCAAGCAGGTCAACCGGCAACAGGAGAAATTATGCCACCCAACGGCTTACAAGACATGTCAGACTCAGAGCATGAGATGTTTTGGGAGAAAACCATGGATGCAGTCGAAGAGGAACTCACCCAAAGCCACCCACACTCTGAAACTGATGAAGAGGTAGGCCAACATGAACACATCCGGTTCAACAAGTCATGGTGAAGGAAGGAGAGCTGCCAGATTCAACCCTGCAAGGAGTGCACCAAGATCTACCAAGAGTGCTGCAACAACTCCTAAAACTCCCTCCAATACTACTGCGGCTGCTGCTGCATCTACTAGCAAAGAAAGAACCAGGGTAAAGATGCCTATTAGGAGACCCCTCTTAGCCCAACCGATTTTGAGGCCCACAGCTACAGCTCCAGCAGTCCAACCCAATGTTAGGCCCACATCTCCAGGTCCACCAGCTACTCCAAGGCCCAACCCACTATTTAGGCCCCCACAAATAAGGTCCATTGCACTTTCTACAAATGCTGCTGCTGGTTCAGGAGTTCCAGACTCCACAAGGACTCTACTTGTGTCAAATGAAACCATGAATGGAGCATCTAAAGCAACCACTTCTAGGTTCTCAAAGTTCATGCCAAATCAGTCAGCTTGAAGGAGACTTGGCTGTATAATTACTTCATCTTTTGGGTTATAAGTTGATATTTAATTGCAATGATTTATCTAATTTTTGGGTTGTATATTGATATTTAGTATGGTTGGTTATTGCCTTTTGTTGAACAATTTGAGTATTTGGTGTCTGGTATTTTGGTTGGAACAATTAGTGCTAATGCTTAATGTTATGCAGACCAATTATTTCGGTTTTAATCTTGTGCTTTTACCAATTTTGATTTCTTAGATCTATTTGAAATTAGTTAACATATCTCATTTACCTTTTTAATTAGTTGTACTTCACTCCATTCATGCTTTGTTAGTGATGCAATCGAATTCAAGACACAGATCCAATTCTTTAACAAGTGAGTAAATAGCCACAACAATGTCAACATAACTTCTACGCAACAATAACACATAACATTCGTTAATAAACCCTGTCCTACATGCATCTCTTGTCCTATCTAACCAAACAAATCAAACTTATACTCAAACTCAGTACAAGTCCACCTAGAATGAAACACAGAAGCAATTCAACTCTCTTCATCTGCTCTATCAATATCTTTCGATCTTTGTGTGTCGTCTCAGTCTCAACACTGGTAAACCTCCCTTTCAAGACTCTACATGCATTGCATACTACTGTGCCATTCTTAGAGCATTCCTCCACCCAGCAGATTTCTCATT comes from the Arachis duranensis cultivar V14167 chromosome 7, aradu.V14167.gnm2.J7QH, whole genome shotgun sequence genome and includes:
- the LOC110273645 gene encoding protein BONZAI 3-like; translation: MLKGQLFVDQYCEREQFSFIDYVSSGFELNFMVAVDFTASNGNPRYSDSLHYIDVSGQLNSYQRAIMEVGEVIQFYDSDRKFPAWGFGGSTAGAVSHCFNLNGSPRDSEDNNED